In a genomic window of Mus pahari chromosome 8, PAHARI_EIJ_v1.1, whole genome shotgun sequence:
- the LOC110325986 gene encoding ral guanine nucleotide dissociation stimulator-like: MFTCCLQSTRGSGHKKNNREGRGGVWRRRVHSCLQHLWPFAREKTNHKGQGENVSAPEDPTEHGTQSQISADTLKKLVNHLVPSLQSGDPFFVPAFLSTYRRFATTLQVLSLLFKRYEYFRPNSEEDEQVKNTLCSFLNTWMDQNTEDFCQTSDLLPLNYLKTYLSMNMPDSDLNARVNRLLTQLQKEQASISQAKDEEDSDLGSNTSLYPELDGY; encoded by the exons ATGTTCACTTGCTGCCTTCAGAGTACTCGAGGCTCAGgacacaagaaaaacaacagggaAGGCCGCGGTGGTGTCTGGAGGCGCAGGGTTCACTCTTGTCTTCAACACCTCTGGCCATTTGCCCGagagaaaacaaaccacaaaggCCAG GGTGAGAATGTATCCGCCCCAGAAGACCCGACGGAGCATGGTACACAGTCACAGATCAGTGCAGACACGTTGAAAAAGCTGGTTAACCACTTGGTGCCTTCCCTGCAGAGTGGGGACCCTTTCTTCGTCCCTGCATTTCTCTCTACATACAGAAGGTTTGCCACTACCCTGCAGGTGCTGAGTCTGCTATTCAAGCG CTATGAATACTTCCGCCCTAATTCTGAAGAGGATGAACAAGTAAAGAACACCCTCTGTAGCTTCCTGAACACATGGATGGACCAGAACACTGAGGACTTCTGTCAGACCTCAGACCTGCTCCCTCTAAATTATCTGAAGACCTACTTGAGTATGAACATGCCAGATTCGGATCTTAATGCCCGTGTCAATAGGCTCCTGACCCAGTTGCAGAAAGAACAGGCCAGCATTTCACAGGCCAAAGATGAGGAAGACTCAGATCTGGGGAGCAACACATCCTTATACCCAGAGCTTGACGGATATTAA